A stretch of Imperialibacter roseus DNA encodes these proteins:
- a CDS encoding Uma2 family endonuclease — translation MIAVAEKFTYSKYLKLDDDKRYEIIDGELFDMSPAPSLKHQAFSRNLQRLIMDYVYSKKLGHVFNAPSDVRFDEYNVVQPDLIFVSHANEGILTERNINGSPDLVVEILSPSTFHHDQERKKALYEKFGVKEFWVVDPANEVIEIFALNNGKYELLAFASQKGTVESKVLKGFSVAIEQIRAKEFDKK, via the coding sequence ATGATAGCAGTAGCCGAAAAATTCACTTACAGCAAATACCTCAAGTTGGATGATGACAAGCGTTATGAAATCATTGATGGAGAACTTTTTGATATGTCGCCAGCGCCTTCTCTAAAGCATCAGGCCTTTTCAAGGAATTTGCAAAGGCTTATTATGGACTATGTTTATAGTAAGAAACTTGGGCATGTTTTTAACGCCCCATCTGATGTGAGATTTGATGAGTACAACGTGGTACAGCCCGATTTGATCTTTGTCAGCCATGCCAACGAAGGGATTTTGACGGAAAGAAATATCAATGGGTCGCCCGATCTTGTCGTTGAAATTCTATCACCTTCCACCTTTCATCACGACCAGGAAAGAAAAAAAGCACTTTATGAGAAGTTTGGGGTGAAAGAATTTTGGGTAGTTGATCCAGCCAATGAAGTGATTGAGATTTTTGCATTGAATAATGGAAAGTACGAGTTGCTGGCATTTGCTTCGCAAAAAGGAACAGTTGAGTCAAAGGTGCTTAAAGGTTTTTCAGTAGCCATAGAGCAAATCAGAGCGAAAGAATTTGATAAAAAATAG
- the speB gene encoding agmatinase → MKPINLLGIPFDANSSFKRGPAQAPPLIRKALHSDSTNYFNEAGQNVKDLLIDAGDISPMVPYDALQKEISKIYTPSEKWIFLGGDHSVTYPILQAVAPHYPKLSILHLDAHSDLYDELDGNRFSHACPFARIMENGLAQSLTQVGIRTLNKHQKEQAEKFHVNIIPMNKWTEDMTIDIDGPVYISLDIDVLDPAFAPGISHYEPGGASTRQVINFIQRHQHLNIVAADIVEYNPIRDRNDMTAFVAAKFLKELAGIMSAS, encoded by the coding sequence ATGAAACCTATCAACCTACTCGGCATCCCCTTCGACGCCAACTCATCCTTCAAGCGAGGCCCGGCTCAAGCCCCTCCCCTCATTCGCAAAGCGCTGCATTCGGATTCAACCAACTACTTCAATGAAGCTGGTCAAAATGTAAAGGACTTGCTGATCGATGCTGGAGACATCTCGCCGATGGTTCCGTATGATGCATTGCAAAAAGAGATCTCCAAAATCTACACGCCTTCCGAAAAATGGATTTTCCTGGGTGGCGATCACTCAGTGACCTACCCCATACTGCAAGCTGTTGCGCCGCATTACCCCAAGCTTTCTATCCTGCACCTCGATGCGCACTCCGACTTGTATGATGAGCTGGATGGCAATCGATTTTCTCACGCCTGTCCATTTGCAAGAATCATGGAGAATGGATTGGCGCAAAGCCTTACACAAGTTGGCATCCGCACCCTCAACAAGCACCAGAAAGAGCAGGCAGAAAAGTTCCACGTCAACATCATTCCAATGAATAAATGGACAGAAGACATGACCATCGATATTGATGGGCCTGTGTACATAAGCCTGGATATCGACGTGCTTGACCCGGCCTTTGCGCCAGGCATTTCCCATTACGAGCCAGGTGGAGCCAGCACACGGCAGGTAATCAATTTTATCCAGCGGCACCAGCACCTGAATATCGTAGCGGCCGACATTGTAGAATACAATCCTATCAGAGATAGGAACGACATGACTGCATTTGTAGCTGCCAAATTCCTGAAAGAACTTGCAGGTATAATGTCAGCTAGCTAG
- a CDS encoding sensor histidine kinase gives MIFSSFRFQILLRVAFIGLLTMAVIWLIESSKYVSATIIFSVGVFSLFSLFHYVESTNRKLTRFIEAIKYDDFIIGFDADNRVGKSFKQLNQSMKEVLDAFRLTRKENEENLQFLDTLVKNVQVGILSYDDTGEVGLINQMAKKLLSLDNLTELNELSATDPELYTLLKSIPTGGNTLYRKNELVHLAIHTSRLRIRGRELTLVSLQNIRSELQQNELEAWQNLTKVLRHEIMNSVTPISSLVSTLKEMFEEETHANNEEQMSKETIGDINEALQAIENRSHALKKFVHAYRDFTQIPKPALKPVKLATLLARIENLYLAETKASEVTLATELEDDEITIIVDDELLEMVLINLVKNAIEVLIDQPDAKVTVRGYMSDQLRPVIEVEDNGPGIIPEAIDNIFIPFYTTKPTGSGIGLSLSRQIIHMHGGTLGVESEVGKKTVFKIEL, from the coding sequence ATGATTTTTAGCAGCTTCCGATTTCAAATACTTCTTCGGGTAGCTTTTATCGGGCTATTGACAATGGCTGTTATTTGGCTGATCGAAAGCAGCAAATACGTGAGTGCGACCATTATCTTTTCTGTTGGCGTTTTCTCGCTCTTCAGCCTGTTTCACTACGTCGAAAGCACCAACCGCAAGCTCACCCGTTTTATTGAAGCCATCAAATACGACGACTTCATCATTGGCTTTGACGCCGACAACAGGGTCGGGAAATCTTTCAAACAGCTGAATCAGTCAATGAAAGAAGTGCTTGATGCCTTCCGGCTCACCAGAAAAGAAAATGAGGAAAACCTTCAATTTCTGGACACCCTGGTGAAGAACGTGCAGGTGGGCATATTAAGTTACGACGATACCGGCGAGGTGGGGCTCATCAATCAAATGGCAAAAAAACTGCTATCGCTTGACAACCTGACGGAGCTAAATGAGCTTTCGGCCACAGACCCGGAGCTTTACACCCTGTTAAAATCAATTCCGACGGGAGGCAATACCCTCTACCGAAAAAATGAACTTGTTCACCTTGCCATCCATACCTCCCGGCTGAGAATAAGAGGACGAGAGCTCACACTTGTTTCCCTGCAAAATATCCGGTCGGAGCTGCAACAAAATGAGCTGGAAGCCTGGCAAAACCTAACCAAAGTGCTTCGACATGAAATCATGAATTCGGTGACGCCAATTTCTTCTTTGGTTTCCACGCTAAAAGAGATGTTTGAAGAGGAAACTCATGCCAACAACGAGGAGCAAATGTCGAAGGAAACAATCGGCGACATTAATGAGGCCCTTCAGGCAATAGAGAACAGGAGTCACGCCCTGAAAAAGTTTGTCCATGCCTACCGGGACTTCACGCAGATTCCAAAACCGGCACTGAAGCCCGTGAAACTAGCGACACTGCTGGCCAGGATCGAAAATCTGTATTTGGCAGAAACGAAGGCCAGCGAAGTGACCCTTGCCACAGAACTTGAGGACGATGAAATAACCATTATTGTGGACGACGAGCTGTTGGAAATGGTGCTCATCAACCTTGTGAAAAATGCTATTGAGGTATTAATAGACCAACCAGATGCAAAGGTCACGGTGAGAGGATATATGAGCGATCAGCTGCGCCCGGTAATCGAAGTGGAAGACAATGGGCCTGGCATTATTCCGGAAGCCATCGACAATATTTTCATTCCGTTTTACACCACTAAGCCTACGGGATCTGGCATAGGCCTCAGCCTGTCGAGGCAAATCATTCACATGCACGGAGGCACACTGGGAGTGGAATCGGAGGTAGGAAAAAAGACAGTTTTCAAAATTGAATTGTGA
- a CDS encoding YciI family protein → MKKFLILIREDLSAVNKMTPEQMEADIAEYVKWKDGLQKENRHVMSDPLEGSGAMIYKNKVETDGPFIESKEAITGFFVFLAKDTEEAISIAKTCPIFKYEGLVELRPIMEF, encoded by the coding sequence ATGAAAAAGTTTTTGATTCTAATCAGAGAAGACCTTTCTGCAGTTAACAAAATGACCCCCGAGCAAATGGAGGCCGACATTGCCGAATATGTTAAGTGGAAAGACGGCCTTCAGAAAGAAAACCGACACGTGATGAGTGATCCTTTGGAAGGCTCCGGTGCGATGATCTACAAAAATAAAGTAGAAACAGACGGGCCATTCATTGAATCGAAGGAGGCTATCACTGGCTTCTTTGTGTTCCTGGCAAAGGACACGGAAGAGGCAATCAGCATTGCCAAAACTTGCCCTATTTTCAAATACGAAGGACTCGTGGAGCTAAGGCCCATCATGGAATTTTGA
- a CDS encoding MerR family transcriptional regulator has translation MAGYTVKKLAKLAGVSVRTLHHYDQIGLLTPEERGFDSGYRYYGRHEMLRLQQILFYRELGFALKEIKKIMDEKDFDLLKSLEFQKSEIHKQIARNKVLLGTLEKTIDEIKNRKTMVTDKEMYEGFTEEQVKSYRQEVVDRWGKEALDHSENVIRNKTKEEWAHTKKQSDDFCRQMVALMSQPVTHREVQQLIARHHAWIGQFFEVTEEKYRGLADMYVADERFKVNYEKFAFGLAEYMKKAMYQFCENGMKIQK, from the coding sequence CTGGCAAAACTAGCTGGAGTAAGTGTGCGCACGCTTCACCACTACGACCAGATTGGTCTTTTGACTCCTGAAGAACGAGGGTTCGATTCAGGGTACAGGTACTATGGAAGGCATGAAATGTTACGCCTGCAGCAGATCCTGTTCTACCGAGAATTAGGCTTTGCTCTGAAGGAAATCAAAAAGATCATGGACGAAAAGGATTTTGACTTGCTGAAATCGCTGGAGTTCCAGAAGTCGGAAATTCATAAGCAGATTGCCAGAAACAAGGTGTTGTTAGGCACTTTGGAGAAAACAATTGATGAAATAAAAAACAGAAAAACAATGGTAACAGATAAAGAAATGTACGAGGGCTTCACCGAAGAGCAGGTGAAAAGCTACCGTCAGGAAGTAGTGGACAGATGGGGTAAGGAGGCCCTGGATCATTCTGAAAATGTGATTCGAAACAAGACAAAAGAAGAATGGGCTCATACAAAAAAGCAATCGGACGACTTCTGCCGCCAAATGGTAGCCTTAATGAGTCAGCCAGTCACTCATAGGGAGGTGCAACAGCTAATCGCTAGGCATCATGCATGGATAGGTCAGTTTTTCGAAGTAACAGAAGAAAAGTACCGAGGCCTCGCTGACATGTACGTGGCGGACGAGCGATTCAAAGTCAACTATGAAAAGTTTGCATTTGGATTGGCTGAATACATGAAAAAGGCGATGTACCAGTTTTGTGAGAATGGAATGAAGATACAAAAATAG
- a CDS encoding IS256 family transposase: MEKGKFDYESFKKSATQRLKQGDSLLGKEGVFTPLLKEFLEEALSGELDAHLDEEVPNRKNGKGSKVLKTSLGNVEIDTPRDRNGTFDPEMVPKRQRTLGVDLDRQILALYARGASYGDISDHLQEMYGLDVSTATISRVTDKILPLVQEWRSRPLESVYPFVWLDAIHYKVRHEGRVLNRAVYCMIGLNQEGYKELLGMYINENEGSKFWLQVLTDLQNRGVEDIFIASIDNLTGFADAIESIFPNTEVQLCVVHQIRNSQKYLSYKDLKAFMKDLKPVYQASTKELAERQLDQLAAVWGSKYPKVIDSWRKNWARLSCYFQYSKEIRRIIYTTNIIEGFYRQIRNVTKSKGAFTSEDALMKLLFLAQENICSKWNRPVHNWNQTLAQLSIIFGDRLKLNI; encoded by the coding sequence ATGGAAAAAGGAAAATTTGACTATGAGTCCTTCAAGAAGAGCGCTACTCAGCGGCTCAAGCAAGGAGACAGCCTGTTAGGCAAAGAAGGTGTCTTCACTCCATTACTTAAGGAATTTCTTGAAGAAGCTCTTTCGGGTGAGCTGGATGCTCATCTGGACGAGGAAGTGCCTAATCGCAAGAATGGTAAGGGCAGTAAGGTTTTGAAAACGAGTCTGGGCAATGTCGAGATAGACACGCCCAGGGATCGCAATGGTACCTTCGATCCAGAGATGGTTCCCAAGCGCCAGCGAACCTTAGGTGTTGACCTGGACAGGCAAATACTAGCCCTGTATGCCCGTGGCGCCAGCTATGGTGATATCAGCGATCATTTACAGGAAATGTATGGCCTAGACGTGTCTACCGCCACCATAAGCCGTGTAACAGACAAGATACTACCTCTGGTGCAAGAGTGGCGCAGCAGGCCTCTGGAGTCGGTCTATCCCTTTGTTTGGCTGGATGCTATTCACTACAAAGTTCGTCATGAAGGCAGGGTACTCAATCGTGCAGTGTATTGTATGATTGGATTGAATCAGGAGGGCTACAAAGAGCTTCTGGGCATGTATATCAATGAAAATGAGGGCTCTAAGTTCTGGTTGCAGGTGCTTACAGATCTGCAGAACCGTGGTGTTGAAGACATCTTCATTGCTAGCATAGATAACCTGACAGGCTTTGCTGATGCCATAGAGTCAATCTTCCCTAATACTGAGGTACAGCTGTGTGTGGTGCATCAAATCCGTAACTCTCAGAAGTACTTGTCCTACAAAGACCTCAAGGCATTTATGAAGGATCTTAAGCCCGTCTATCAGGCTTCCACCAAAGAGTTAGCAGAGAGACAACTGGATCAGCTAGCTGCTGTCTGGGGCAGCAAATACCCTAAAGTGATCGACTCCTGGAGAAAGAACTGGGCCAGGCTTTCCTGCTACTTCCAATACTCCAAGGAGATCAGGCGTATCATCTATACCACCAATATCATAGAAGGGTTTTACAGACAGATACGCAACGTAACCAAGAGCAAAGGAGCCTTTACTTCTGAAGATGCTTTGATGAAACTGCTGTTCCTGGCTCAGGAGAATATCTGTTCAAAGTGGAACAGACCAGTACACAACTGGAACCAGACTTTAGCCCAGCTTTCTATTATATTTGGAGATAGGCTCAAGCTTAATATTTAA
- a CDS encoding sigma-54-dependent transcriptional regulator, which translates to MKKSNQAGRILIVDDNPDVLSAAKIFLKRHFLEVVTEKNPESLPNILMNETFDVILLDMNFTKDVSSGHEGFFWLDKILEIDPSAVVILITAYGDVEVAVKAIKEGATDFVLKPWENEKLLATVSSCMRLRESRLETNKLKDRQKQINEDLDTKYQEIIGRSDAIMKVFDTIEMVAGTDANVLILGENGTGKELVARAIHRHSKRASDVFLSVDLGAVSETLFESELFGHTKGSFTDAKEDRAGRFETASGGTLFLDEIGNLSTPLQAKLLSVLQSRQVTRVGSNKARPIDIRLICATNMHLYDMVKKSEFRQDLLYRINTIEINIPPLRDRLDDIPLLAEHYLGQFTKKYNKPIRSLSPSVLKRMQKYSWPGNVRELEHAVERAVIMSRSMVLEADDFFLNQGGKEPDETAVNLDAYNIEEMERILIRKALKRHNGNITQAAQELGLTRSSLYRRMEKYDF; encoded by the coding sequence ATGAAAAAGAGTAACCAGGCAGGGAGAATTCTGATTGTTGACGACAATCCCGACGTGTTGAGCGCCGCCAAAATATTTCTGAAGCGACATTTCCTGGAGGTGGTGACAGAGAAAAACCCTGAGTCGCTTCCCAATATTCTGATGAATGAAACATTCGATGTCATTCTCCTGGACATGAACTTCACCAAAGACGTGAGCTCTGGGCACGAAGGCTTTTTCTGGCTCGACAAGATTCTGGAAATAGATCCTTCGGCGGTTGTAATACTGATTACGGCCTACGGCGATGTGGAAGTAGCTGTAAAAGCCATCAAGGAAGGCGCCACCGACTTTGTGCTCAAGCCGTGGGAAAACGAAAAATTGCTGGCCACGGTTTCCTCCTGCATGAGGCTGCGTGAGTCGAGGCTGGAGACCAACAAACTCAAAGACAGGCAAAAACAGATTAACGAGGACCTGGATACTAAATACCAGGAGATTATTGGCAGAAGCGATGCCATTATGAAGGTGTTCGACACGATAGAAATGGTGGCAGGAACAGACGCCAATGTGTTGATCCTCGGCGAAAACGGCACCGGCAAGGAGCTGGTGGCACGAGCGATTCACCGCCATTCGAAGCGGGCTTCCGACGTATTTCTCAGTGTCGACTTAGGGGCTGTAAGCGAAACACTATTCGAAAGTGAGCTGTTTGGGCATACAAAAGGTTCGTTTACCGATGCCAAAGAAGACCGTGCAGGGCGCTTCGAAACAGCCTCTGGTGGTACTTTGTTTCTGGATGAGATTGGCAACCTTTCAACGCCACTTCAGGCCAAGCTGCTGTCCGTGCTACAGTCGAGGCAGGTGACGAGGGTTGGCTCCAACAAAGCCAGGCCCATCGACATTCGCCTCATTTGCGCCACCAATATGCACCTTTACGACATGGTGAAAAAGAGCGAATTCCGTCAGGACTTACTCTACCGCATCAACACCATCGAAATCAACATACCCCCCCTGAGAGACCGGCTGGACGACATTCCGTTGCTGGCAGAGCATTACCTCGGGCAGTTTACCAAAAAATACAACAAGCCCATCCGGTCACTAAGTCCTTCTGTGCTGAAGAGAATGCAAAAATACAGCTGGCCGGGAAACGTGAGGGAGCTGGAGCATGCGGTGGAGCGAGCCGTGATCATGAGCCGCAGCATGGTGCTCGAAGCCGACGACTTCTTCTTGAACCAGGGTGGCAAAGAGCCTGACGAAACAGCGGTAAACCTGGATGCCTACAACATAGAGGAGATGGAGCGTATCCTCATCCGCAAAGCACTCAAACGCCACAATGGCAATATTACTCAGGCTGCTCAGGAGCTGGGGCTGACCCGCTCTTCGCTTTACCGACGAATGGAGAAGTATGATTTTTAG
- a CDS encoding RNA polymerase sigma factor, with protein MQQEQPPYHFETQKLVSHLYRQWYGKMVTSLARYFGLQQLELAEDIVQEAFESAIKHWEQKGMPDQPVNWLFKVCKNKAINTLRKKRFEPLPAESFLNTREQVKLETLFLDNEIEDSQLRMIVACCHSAFSVKNQLIFVLRHVAGLTVRQIARGLLMTEEAVAKSIVRSKQLIREKNLSFPDPDYLKVKENLHEVHLIIYLLFNEGYSSTDGDSIMREELCFEAIRLIKLVADNEKLKTADSLALFSLFLLHAARFPAREDIEKKLIDLETQDRRLWDQDMIALGQQYFRESIQEKNYTKYQVEAAIAYEHAQALSFEETDWASICELYEYLLQSDPGAAVYLNWLIALFYSKGPLVAYEKLQELDSKGCLVQNQYYFSLLGKMYMAMDDTTLAASCFRQAIELTTSLPEKKYIERLLATL; from the coding sequence ATGCAACAGGAACAGCCCCCCTATCATTTTGAAACACAAAAGCTGGTCAGCCATCTTTACCGTCAGTGGTACGGTAAGATGGTGACCTCCCTGGCACGCTACTTTGGGCTTCAGCAGCTGGAGCTGGCCGAAGACATAGTGCAAGAGGCCTTCGAGTCGGCCATCAAGCATTGGGAACAAAAAGGCATGCCGGATCAGCCAGTGAACTGGCTCTTCAAAGTATGTAAAAACAAAGCGATCAACACTCTGCGAAAAAAGCGTTTCGAGCCGCTGCCAGCGGAATCTTTTCTTAATACACGGGAACAGGTCAAACTTGAGACGCTTTTTCTCGACAATGAAATTGAAGACAGTCAGCTGCGGATGATCGTGGCTTGCTGCCACTCGGCATTCTCCGTTAAGAATCAGCTCATTTTTGTACTAAGGCACGTGGCCGGCTTAACCGTCAGGCAAATTGCCCGTGGCCTGTTGATGACCGAAGAAGCCGTTGCCAAGTCGATAGTACGTTCCAAGCAACTGATCCGTGAAAAGAACCTATCATTTCCCGATCCTGATTATTTGAAGGTGAAAGAAAATCTGCATGAGGTGCATTTAATCATCTACCTGCTTTTCAACGAAGGCTATTCCTCCACAGACGGCGATTCTATTATGAGAGAAGAGCTGTGTTTTGAAGCCATCAGGCTGATCAAACTGGTGGCAGATAATGAAAAGCTGAAAACTGCAGACTCATTGGCCTTGTTTTCGTTATTTCTTCTCCATGCTGCGAGATTTCCAGCCAGGGAGGATATCGAAAAAAAGCTGATTGACTTAGAAACTCAGGACCGGCGACTTTGGGATCAGGACATGATAGCCCTCGGGCAGCAGTATTTCAGGGAATCTATTCAGGAAAAGAATTACACAAAATACCAGGTGGAAGCTGCCATAGCTTACGAACATGCGCAAGCTCTCTCCTTTGAAGAGACCGATTGGGCAAGCATCTGCGAACTGTACGAATACCTTCTCCAAAGCGACCCTGGGGCTGCCGTTTATCTGAATTGGCTTATTGCACTTTTTTATAGCAAGGGGCCGCTCGTTGCCTATGAAAAGCTTCAGGAGCTTGATTCAAAAGGGTGCCTTGTGCAAAATCAATACTACTTCTCACTCCTTGGTAAAATGTATATGGCCATGGACGATACCACTCTGGCAGCCAGCTGCTTTCGTCAGGCCATTGAGCTGACAACCAGTCTGCCGGAAAAAAAGTATATCGAAAGGCTTTTGGCGACACTTTGA
- a CDS encoding ECF-type sigma factor → MGEAELVKLIDRINKGDQKALDELFPVVYDELRKNAHHLRFKFRQQETLNTTALVHEAYLKLSKADLSQLQSKEHFYNLAAKAIRQILVNACLKKQTDKRGNQPNHLKIDDLEEHINFTEETGTAILKIHEALEVLEKREPTYGKIVECRFFAGLSIDETAKILGTSPSTVKRSWNMAKTWLHMQLSPSAA, encoded by the coding sequence ATGGGTGAAGCGGAGCTGGTGAAACTGATAGACAGGATCAATAAAGGTGACCAAAAAGCCCTTGATGAACTCTTTCCCGTTGTTTACGATGAGCTTCGGAAAAATGCCCACCATTTGAGGTTTAAGTTTCGGCAACAAGAAACCCTGAACACCACTGCACTTGTGCACGAAGCATATTTGAAACTCTCGAAAGCTGACCTGAGCCAGCTTCAAAGCAAAGAGCACTTTTACAATCTTGCTGCAAAAGCCATTCGTCAAATTTTGGTAAACGCTTGCCTGAAAAAGCAAACTGACAAGCGAGGAAATCAGCCTAATCATTTGAAAATTGATGACCTTGAAGAGCACATAAATTTTACTGAAGAGACAGGAACGGCCATCTTGAAAATACATGAAGCTTTGGAGGTGCTTGAGAAAAGAGAGCCTACCTATGGGAAAATTGTCGAGTGCCGTTTTTTTGCTGGGCTGTCTATTGACGAAACAGCAAAGATATTAGGCACAAGCCCATCTACAGTTAAGCGATCATGGAATATGGCCAAAACCTGGCTGCATATGCAGCTTTCGCCTTCAGCCGCCTAA
- a CDS encoding serine/threonine-protein kinase — MEQYSEEEWIDFLTKMNLSVEDLPDLLGRRNDAEIFFDGLQENLTKQLSDSLEIRLPAGYAIGKYQVVEEAGVGGMAVVYKAKRADNLFDQQVAIKVLSPLLNTDKYEQYFKAERQLLASLNHPNIASIFDGGLTNDQSPYLVMEYVDGSPINQYCKLYRLSISDTLNRIMIPVCRAVIHAHNAFILHRDIKPSNVLITDDGQVKLLDFGIGKLFDDQLEEDTSFGGTLKYASPEQLSHKALSVQSDVYQLGVLLYELLTGHMAFDGDERDKVITMIRNGQFRAPMTLNPAIKTDLNAIITKCMAVDAGQRYQTVTDLVADLQNYLGQFPVAARETNWGYSSRLFLRRNTLASALVAVIVVVSMGAAIITQIQKRALEREQQKVIASNEFLTKIFEANDPGLVQGEELTAAALLRNSEKEISNISDPEIKASSQLQLGSLYKRLGLWKESGPLFFDALQYYQERNGSAIELGRLYNEISGYYRDMSEYDKADSTIQLAIGHLEQEKDGYPLALAMSYKDHGYVLYLKGKYEQGEDEVRKAIALIEDAIASGHTEGGESLKKEIQLGFAYNYLSSNLREQSKYEEALEVSLAAVELGEKFEGEDITLKLIALNNLSLVYSRLHDFEKQVQILRDLLDENYRIYGPDHPSTLSSYANLGSAYYKLRDYAKSDSLQLLAYEAYLAKFGPFHNYTVSVLYNLGNSKFGQRDFGNALSYYEKVLAADVNNFGDEHPYVAGDYVSMGMTWQAMQKFDEAERSYQKAFNIYLDKLGEKSRKVIDVYSNFGDLYGELKDMEKAEINYTKAIELSKEVLGEDHPYHQKLKDEWAAIQSK, encoded by the coding sequence ATGGAGCAATATTCCGAAGAGGAGTGGATTGATTTTTTAACGAAAATGAACCTCTCAGTAGAGGATTTGCCTGATTTACTCGGACGTAGGAATGATGCTGAGATATTTTTTGATGGGTTGCAAGAGAATCTCACCAAACAGCTTTCCGATAGCCTCGAAATAAGGCTGCCAGCGGGTTATGCCATTGGTAAGTACCAGGTGGTGGAAGAGGCTGGCGTGGGTGGCATGGCAGTGGTTTACAAAGCAAAAAGAGCTGACAACCTGTTTGATCAGCAAGTGGCTATAAAGGTGCTTTCGCCACTGCTCAACACTGACAAATACGAACAATACTTTAAAGCGGAACGGCAACTGCTGGCTTCGCTAAATCACCCCAACATAGCAAGCATTTTTGACGGAGGGCTTACCAATGATCAGTCTCCTTACCTGGTCATGGAATATGTGGATGGCTCACCCATTAATCAATACTGTAAACTGTATCGGCTAAGTATTTCCGATACGCTTAACCGCATTATGATTCCGGTGTGTCGTGCGGTGATTCATGCCCACAACGCCTTCATCCTTCATAGAGATATTAAACCTTCTAATGTTCTCATTACCGATGATGGTCAGGTCAAACTGCTCGACTTTGGTATAGGCAAGCTTTTTGATGACCAGTTGGAGGAAGATACTTCTTTTGGAGGTACCTTGAAATACGCTTCTCCCGAGCAACTCTCGCACAAGGCGTTGTCTGTTCAGTCTGATGTCTATCAGTTGGGCGTGCTTTTGTATGAGCTGCTCACCGGGCACATGGCGTTTGACGGCGACGAGAGAGACAAGGTAATAACAATGATACGAAATGGACAGTTTCGAGCTCCAATGACCTTGAACCCGGCCATTAAGACAGACCTGAACGCAATTATTACAAAGTGCATGGCCGTTGATGCTGGGCAGAGGTACCAGACAGTGACGGATTTGGTTGCTGATCTTCAAAATTACCTTGGCCAGTTCCCGGTGGCCGCCAGAGAGACGAACTGGGGTTATTCCTCCCGCCTGTTTTTAAGACGCAACACACTTGCCTCGGCACTTGTAGCAGTCATTGTGGTGGTATCAATGGGCGCTGCTATCATTACTCAAATTCAGAAGCGAGCACTTGAAAGGGAGCAGCAAAAGGTGATAGCCTCCAACGAGTTTCTGACTAAGATATTCGAGGCAAATGACCCTGGGCTGGTGCAGGGAGAAGAATTGACAGCCGCTGCCTTGCTCCGAAATAGCGAGAAGGAAATCAGTAACATCAGTGACCCTGAGATCAAAGCCTCATCTCAGTTGCAGCTGGGTAGCTTATACAAAAGGCTGGGCTTGTGGAAGGAGTCGGGGCCTCTTTTCTTCGATGCACTCCAATATTATCAGGAACGAAATGGCAGTGCGATTGAGCTTGGCAGGCTATACAATGAGATTTCTGGCTACTATCGGGATATGTCAGAGTACGACAAAGCTGATTCAACCATTCAGTTGGCGATCGGCCATCTTGAGCAGGAAAAAGATGGCTATCCACTGGCATTGGCAATGTCTTATAAAGACCATGGGTATGTGCTATACCTGAAAGGCAAATATGAGCAAGGGGAGGATGAAGTGAGAAAGGCAATTGCTCTCATTGAAGACGCCATAGCTTCAGGACACACCGAAGGAGGGGAGAGCCTGAAAAAGGAAATTCAACTGGGATTTGCCTACAACTATCTCAGCAGCAACCTTCGGGAGCAATCAAAGTATGAAGAGGCACTTGAAGTGAGTTTGGCGGCAGTGGAGCTGGGTGAGAAATTCGAGGGTGAAGACATTACCTTGAAGCTTATTGCTTTAAACAATCTCTCATTAGTATATAGCCGACTTCATGACTTTGAAAAACAGGTGCAGATACTCCGGGACTTGCTGGACGAGAACTATCGAATTTATGGGCCTGATCATCCTAGTACGCTTAGTTCCTATGCGAATTTGGGCTCTGCCTACTACAAGCTGAGAGACTATGCGAAGTCAGACTCTTTGCAGCTTCTGGCGTATGAGGCGTACCTGGCTAAATTTGGCCCATTTCACAATTATACAGTAAGCGTGTTGTACAACCTCGGAAATTCAAAATTTGGACAGCGGGACTTTGGGAATGCGCTGAGCTACTATGAAAAGGTGCTTGCGGCTGATGTCAATAATTTTGGCGACGAGCATCCTTATGTAGCAGGTGATTATGTGAGCATGGGAATGACTTGGCAGGCAATGCAGAAGTTTGATGAGGCTGAGCGAAGTTACCAAAAGGCATTCAACATTTATCTCGACAAGCTGGGGGAGAAGAGCAGAAAAGTAATCGATGTTTATTCGAACTTTGGGGATTTGTATGGCGAGTTGAAAGACATGGAAAAGGCCGAAATCAATTATACGAAGGCCATTGAACTAAGTAAGGAAGTATTAGGGGAAGATCACCCATACCATCAGAAGTTGAAAGACGAATGGGCTGCTATCCAGTCTAAGTAG